Sequence from the Mauremys mutica isolate MM-2020 ecotype Southern chromosome 2, ASM2049712v1, whole genome shotgun sequence genome:
TTTGTAGAGCATTGTTCAGCTGCTCTCGGAAGCCACTTTCTCTCTAAGCAGTATACTTAATTGATCTCTGAAGTATCTCGTTATATTCTAACCATTTCTcatcttttctttttcccttaAAGGAGGAGCCCTGTTGTTTGAGTCTCAAGGCTGTGCTGATGCTGGAATCCTGGGCCTGTTTGGCATTTACCTGTGTGGCAACATCTCAGGTTGCTAAGCTTAGCTGTTGGTTATCATTCAGGAGCCCCATTGCATTGGGTTTTTTATTCTCTGTTCACCTTATCTGTCTCTTTAGTTCTATTTTTAGAAATACACCATTTCATACTTTCCATTGTTTGATTTCAAATCTGGCCTCCAACTGTTAAATAAAGTGCTTTCATGAAAGGGATTGTGCctgactttctttttttcctctcagaGTTTAATAAAAGGGATATTGACTGGAAATTAAAACACTATGCTAGTGTCATGCCCCACACTGCTGCCTTATTCTGCTTTTCATTCTCTGCCTTGCTGCAAAAATATTGGCCAGGAAGTATAATGACAGAGGACCTGTGTATTGATATAGACCTAAATCCAAGGAGAGCCACAGACACAGGTTTGATGTCATTTTGTTAGGAGAACTGTAGCAGCCCAGAAGCTCTTTCACTTTCACAGCACTAGCATTCCAGTAGTAGTGGGTTCTCCAGTTGTAACAGCATGGGAGTCTTAAAGGGAGTGCACAGGCAGTAAAAATACAAACCCAGTTATACAGTCAAATTCAGATTAAGATAACCAGATACAtgcaaattaattattttaaaatacttttttattaaataataatCCTAGACTaatatctgtctatctatctatcttattTTTGTGCAACTAGCACATCTCTTAGGGGACTGTGCAGGATAGTTCCCCAAAGGCTTTTTTCAGTCTTAGCACCATAACAGATTTTAAACCAGcatcccctgagcaacataaccaGAGACTTATAGATTGAGAATCCAGTGTAATAAAGCATAAATTAATAGAAACAACCAGTTTCTATGTCTGGACTGGATGGCTCAAGGAATTGGGAATATGTAGGCAGACCTTCACATCTACATTATCAGTTCAGTGATAACCCCCTATAATTAACATTTGGAGGCTGTTTCATGGCCTGTGTAAAACAAGTGGAAGGTCCCAGTTAGAgatggtcaggaattttccactGAAACATTTCTTATTAAAAAATGCCTATCTGTCAACAACAAAACTGTTTGTGAAACAGGGATAATTTCGATGAATCTCCCAATTTGAAATTTTGTTggcaaaaaaagtttcaaaattgttgaaatgaaaagttttggcttttgaaatgaaaagtttcagtttttcaagttgaaatgacttttcagttACAAATTTTAACAAATGTAGACAAGAAAGGGTTTAAAAAGttgaaaattgaaatgaaacatttagaatGTATCtaagcaaaatgtttcaattagggtgaccagacagcaaatgtgaaaaattgggacaggggatgaggggtaataggagcctatataagaaaaagaccccaaaattgggactgtccctataaaatcgggacatctggtcaccctagtttcaaTTAACCTGAacattttgggtttgttttttttttggtttgtcagTTCATGacaattttcaagattttgactttttgtcctgatttggggtaggaaattttttcaaaatcttgaaaaattaTCATAGGGCGGAAAGATTATTTCTCACCCAACACTTGTCCCAGGCCAGTTTCTAAAGTACAGCTGTCCACATTAGAAATTCCTTCAACTGAATAGCTCCTCTTGATGGCAGCCTCAAGAGAGAGCCCAAAGACTGAGTGGAGAATGAACTACCTTCTCACCCTTCCAGCAATGTTGAGGCACTTTGGCAGGACAAGATGGGGAAGTTTTCTCAGGCTGTACCTCTTCTCTGAACCAATAGAGGACCTTGCACTTCAAGACTGTCAATCCTGCACTTTTCACCAGCACTGGGTTCACGGTAAACTATTATTAAATAGAAAATCCTATCTcttggaaacacacacacaaatattcctGGATTTAATTGCCAGTCTTGAACCCTCTAGATAAATTTTTCTGGATCACCAAAGTCCTGCAGCCTGTTGTGAATAGGATTAATTTGTCTAACAGAACAGTTTCATCATAAGAAGATAAAATGCTCCTTTAATAAGTGACAGATGGTTTGATAAGCAGCCAGATTTGAAAATAACTAGGTTAGGAAATTATCCAATTCCCCGGACTCCTAAGTATGCTCTGCTCACTGGCAGCCCTTCAAGGCTCAGTAGGCTGCATTTTCCGACTCTAAAATATACATTCCTCCCAAACACTGAAAATATTAATTCCCTCACTGAAATCTAAGAGACAGGGATGTAGCTATGCTATGCTACCTTGTGTCCTTCAGTTTCTCTTGCAAGCTGCCCTCTGGGAAAACATGTGAAGTACACTTAACAATAGGCACAGCTTTTAGAATTGGTGCTGAGGAAAGGATTCTTTATAATCTGGGAAGTAAGCTTTTTGGGGCACATATATTTTCATTCTGTATTTTTACAGCACCCAGCACCTGGTCCTTGACTAGGGCCCTAATTGCTACTACAACACAaacaattattattaataataataatgatcatAAATGATGGTGAGATTTCAAAGGCTATAAGTAAATTAAGCAGTCAATTCCAATTGATGTAGGCCCCTTTGAAAACTGCAATCTAAGTCAGTGAGGAACCTGAAATGCACTGCAAAACAAAGGGTCCCATCCAAACTTTTCCCAAGTTGGGATGGTGTTCACATTCAGTGTCTGGTTCATCTCACAATAAAAATAGGGGCTGAATGTAAACTTCCAGATCTAAACTTTCTCAAAGTTTGAGTATGTTAAGGTCTCGGGTTTTGGTTCAGATGCATCTCTAAAAGCAACGTTTAAATAAAACATCCTAAAAGGAGTTTTGaagtattaaagatgtggctgctAGTTTGGATGATATCTATCTCTAGCCACCACATTTATGAAGTGCCACTGAAGTATCTAGGTGCTGACTTCACTGGGGAGTTTTGTCTGTAAAACACCCTGCATAGTTGAGCTCACATTGTGTATGACACATTGCATGCTGAATAGATGAATGGACCAAGGACAGCTTTATTTTGCTTTGGAGGGAAGCATAAAAGCACAAAAAGAAGAGGAGAGGGGATTCATTTAGTTGTGTGCTGCTTGTTTTGCAAAAGAATAACAAGGCAGTTGGAATGTTTCATTCTTTTATTAGTAGATCATAGTTTGCAGAAAGATCGGGAGAGGTTGATTATCTGGAACAATGAGATCTATACCAATTTAATAACGTTGCTTGTGGCTTACGAAGTATGAGCacacctagaaaataataagCCCATTCCAAGCAATGGCACTGCCAGGGTTATGTCTAAATATCGATCTTTCCGCAGATTGAAATGCCCAAAATGCCCAGGATTCCTGCCTTAGCACAGCCACCAGCTCTTATGGCACCTAAACAGGAAACAAGGACACAAATATATTTTCACTCACAATTCTCCAaaatcaagcaaaaaaaaaaatacaagtacAGGACCTGATTGTCAGTTAGGGTTCAGCCCAACACACATTTGAGACTCCAATTGATTTgcgtgggagttggatcagactcTTATGGTGCAACTCAAACGGGGGAGATGCAAATGCAGCTTTAATCTACCTTCTGTGCTTCTGGTTCTGGGCCAGCCATATGTCAAGCCAGTGCTCTGGCATAAGTTAGACCTACTATAGTCATTGGCAGGGGATCATTAGAGAACAAAAGCATTTTGGCTCCACCGCCCTTCCCATGGCCACACCCTCTATGCCAGCAACAGAATGTAATGGAGGAGCATCAATAGGGGCTCCAGAAAGTGCTACCTTTGTCTGCCTTGCAAGACAGATCCTGGGCCACCACTCCAGCAAATCCGTCTCGTTACTAAATTGTGGAGTGCAGAGTTGCTTTAACACAGATAAGCCCAAGCTGTCATTTTATATTCAGCAAGAGAGGGAGGACAAACCAGTGATTAGGGTATTAACtttggacttgggagacctggtttaattccctgcttcgccagagacttcttgtgtgaccctgggcaagttacttaaggTAGGATGCTCAAAAGGTCCTAACTCCTTTTGAGCGTTCCACCCTTAGCCTCTCTCTGCCTTGGTTACCCATCGATAAAATGGGGGATACTAACACTGACCTAGATCCCAAGGAAATATGCGAAGGAGTGTGAGGTGCTTAGGAACTATGGCTCACACCAGAACCAGAGATAGAACTAGGAAAACAGCTTCTTTAAGACTCGCCACCTTCTAAAGAATTTGGTTTCATTCTTGTTACTCACCTTCAACCTTGTGAACCTTGTAGACAGGCACACCTTTGCAGAGTTTCTCAATGGGTTTACCAAAGATAAACCACTCCTTGATTTCACCGAATAGAGAATCACTAGGTTCATATTGCACCCATAGGTTTTTTTGGGAAAACATCTTGTTCATCATCTTAAAggagaaaatattaaaatatacttAGCAAGACATCTTATTCCTTAATCTTCTGTAACATCCTTGTGAGAAAACCCACCCACCGCTAACAAATTTTCTCTAGCCACATACAAAGCATCATCTACAGAAGTAACAGATTGTTAATTACAAAGAAGGAAATAGTCACAAAGTTCGCTGAAGAGTGCTGGTAATTATATACACATAGCAAAAATTAACTGCATTAATAAAATActtaataatgattaataataatatagaACAGCCATATAGTTTTACACTTTGGCAGCTTTCACTTTGTTTTCCATGTTCATCCTCCTAATCTGTACAGTTATTATAAATATATTAAGTAATTTTGCTATGAATATGTTACTGTTCACCTGTCATATAAGAGGCAGAATTCTGAAATTCCCACTCAAGCCAAATCCCGATTGATTTCAGTGAATGTTTTGCCTGTATAGGAACTTCATGGATTGGCCCAAGTAAACTGATGACCAGATGTTCAGAGACTCTGGCATGCTAACTAGTTATGCAATCCCTGagcatgctcaaataaatttgttagtttgtaaggcgccacaagtactccttgttctttttgctgatacagattaacatggctaccactctgaaacctgcatcACTGTAGTGTCAAAGTCTAAAAAGAAAGACTCCTAAGAAAAGAGAGTATTCCAGATGGCTGTACCTTTTACTTCCATCACACCACTTCTCTAACGTGACTTGCTTGTATATAGTACATAATACTTCAGAGAATTACCTGTTTCTCGTAAGCAAGCCGTCCAATTTCTTCCAGCTCTGGGATATATCCTTTCTCCATTTTCAAGATAAAGCAGGCCCTCCGGGAAAACAGCCTTGTAGCAATATATCCCTGTGATATACAAGAGCAGGTTTATAATTTGAAAACAGTTACTGCCACCCAGTTGTTAATTCTTTTTGTAtgctgggccaaattttgctctgagCTACAACAGTGTAAATGCAGCGTGAattcatggacttcaatggagttactctgcatTCACACCATTGAAACTAGGACCAGAATTTATATCTCCGTGTTTATATCTATGTACAGTTCTAAGGGCAAAATATATCTTTTCTTCATTTTGTATTTCTGTTGCATTGCATAGACATATGAAGAAACCAAAGAGATGGATGACTAAAATAGACATAGTTTAAGGATTATTcatgaggaggaagaagaggtaTCAAGCTAGTTTActgtgtttaaaaagaaaaaaaaaccattgaGATGATTTTGAGCCAAGACAGATTCTTGGTTTCACTTACATGTTTGTAGTCAAAAATGGTATCAGAGGAGCACATCCCAGCATGGACATGGATATCAGCAATATGAAGTTCATTGCTAATAGTCACGGTTTGCTGGACATAGTCACCGTTTGTTCCTGGGAGGCTATAGACCTGAGTACAAAACACAAAATATGTGATAGTCACCTTTTTCACTCATCTGAAAAGTGCAACATAAAGGACAGTATTTTACCTATAATGATTCCAGGGCTAATGAAGTTAAAGAACTAAAATGAGTCTGATTTATTTATGCTATGGCCCTTTTGCATCACTTTGGCGATACAAGGCCCCTTCACGctaccagagtggtgtaaagggaccTTACTGTAAATAAGAATTAGGTCTGCTGCATCTCGCTTCACTAAGGGATGATTAAGAAGGGAGATACTATCTATATGGTGAAATATTAAGAAAGGGGAGACATTTTTTAGAAGGGAGATAACCAGGAACAACGGTTTATAAAGTGAACACAATTATTTAGGATGTATAAAGCAGCAATAATTTCTTCATGGCAAGATCTATTGGCTTGTGGATTATTCTTGCCTAGGAAGTGTTGCGCTCACAAATATCTATACTGTAGGGAATAATCCTGAATTGATTTAGTGGGATTGAAGGAGGTGACCTCATAGGACTTTTTCTTCTTTGGGGCCTTATCTAACAGTCCTTCCTCAGGCAAGTGTCAATGGGAGTTCTTCCTGAGTAATGACAGCAGGATTGGCTTCTTAATTTATAGGATTGTCTGTTTTGGCGAAGATTACATTTTCCTTTGTGCTCAGCAATAAGCATTTCATTAACTTCCTCAGTGCTTTTCTTGCTGGTTATCCCATTTCTCCAGGGACCTAATGCATTGCAAATGAATACTAGGCAGTACAAAGCATTGGCAGTCTACTTACTTCATATGAATAAACTTGAGTCCAGAAGACTCCCAGCACAGCAATTACTGTAGCCTGAAAAAGAAATAACAGCATTCATATGCAATAGAAACACTAAAAACCACCATGACACATGAACAGAGTTCAGGCCAAAACTCAGAGCTTGCAGAATTAATGAATCAAGGGAAGCTATTTTATTCCCAAGGCTTGAAAAATTATCCACTTTGCATTGCATGCGGATTATctgaaaataattacattttcCAATTGTAAGTTTCTCCTGGTTACA
This genomic interval carries:
- the GKN2 gene encoding gastrokine-2, whose protein sequence is MLLFLFQATVIAVLGVFWTQVYSYEVYSLPGTNGDYVQQTVTISNELHIADIHVHAGMCSSDTIFDYKHGYIATRLFSRRACFILKMEKGYIPELEEIGRLAYEKQMMNKMFSQKNLWVQYEPSDSLFGEIKEWFIFGKPIEKLCKGVPVYKVHKVEGAIRAGGCAKAGILGILGISICGKIDI